The nucleotide sequence CGATAACACCGACTTTAACTAGGTAAGACTCACCATTACTGCTCTTAAATTCACGATCTAAGATCACGTATGGCAGGTACTTATGTTCAGCATTGTCATAAAACTCTTCAGTGATACGAACTTCACACTCTTCTGCAGCATTGCTTACTTTCTCTAGTGACTTGTCAACTTTCCATACGTTGGCACTCACATAAGGGAAGTTTGAACCTTTAAGTGACTCATCAAGGAACTCAAGACCGTAGTTAAACTCATGGTTACCCAAGTTAGCGGCATCGTATTGCAATTCGTTCATTGCTTTATAAACAGGGTGGGTATTTTCTTTAACGTGCTCAGTACCCAGCGAAGCCATATAGTCGCCCATTGGGCTACCTTGGATTAAGTCGCCATTATCAAACAACATGCTATTTGCAACTTCTTCGCGTGCAGCTTCGATAACCAAAGAGGTACGTGCTAAACCCCATTCAGGCAGTTTAGTTTCGTTGGCTTCTTTGCTGACAAAGTAATTGTATGGCATTACGTTGGTGTGGATGTCTGTTGTTTCCATCAAACGAACAGTGATGGTGTTGTCGCTAACATTATCATTATCATTTGATGAGCTGTTACAACCCACTAGTGCCGCAGCAATGCTTGAAACAAGCAGAAGCTTTTTAGTACTTAATTTCATCTTTACTCCAAAAACCATTTTATTATTTTTAATTAAAATCATTACCACCACTTAAGAACTCGATAGTGTATTCTCAAATGAAGTAGGAAATATCGACCAATCATGTTCAATATCAATAAATTCGGAGTAAAATTAAATAAAAAAGACAAGTAAGTAAAGTGAACAATATATGTCTTACAACAAGCGTTAACAATTTAAATTAATAAGTAATTAACTGTGCAAACAAATTAAGTAATAAAATTAAAAATGTACATAATAGAAAGGCATAACAAACAATAAAGAACCTCATCTAGGCATATACACAATCTCAAAGCCAAGTACAACTACACAACCAAGCTCCACCCAATTACACACAAAGAAAACCTTTAACGCTTTTCAATTACAATGATTGCATTAATATTCGTGAATTAATGCCACATAAATATACATTCAACATCGCAACATCGTCCATAAAATAGAACGCTCAAACCAAATAACAATTTAAACCAATAAGAAACAACAAGCTAACTCACTACACTATAAAAAATCATTATAGAAAGATGTGATTAAGTCATATTTATATCTTTAGTAAGCATGCCTAGATCACTCATTTGCTGAATTAGTAAGTAATTATCTATCCTGTTGATATTTAATGATCAAAACAGATCAACTCTGACTAGAGACTAAAATTTAGTGATGTTTTTTATCGCAAAAATATTTTCAATAAATATAATGTTTAACACTGAAAACCATCAATATCAACAACGCAACGAGAGCGCTTAAGCAACAAATGAAACACCATGCGAACAATATAGATACGTAATAGCAACCTAGCTAAATAACTCTGCCAGCAAGGTTACCAAGAAAAACATAACTAAAACTCCCGCCATTATTTCTGTGAAGCCCAGCCCCTTTTTTTCAAAATAGAAGTGCACGTAATTAACTATGTCGGTCTATATTGGTTTGTCAGACTCTGCCTCTAATTATCTGGGTGGCTATGATTATCTATAAAATCTGCATCCAGAATTACCTGTGGCTTTGTTAATCATTAATCGCTATGTTACTTTTCAGTATCATCAAGATATTAAAATTGAATTTGCTACTATGTTGACTCCCCAAAGCTTATCGTTTTTATCCTTGCTCGCCGCCAACAATGACAGGGAATGGTTTAAAGCCCATCAGGCTCAGTATGAAGAGTTAATACGCACGCCTGCGCTTAAGTTTATTGAACAGATGCAGCCCCATGTTCACGCTCTGTCTCCCAGATTAAACGCTATAGCCAAAAAGGTAGGTGGCAGCCTGATGCTTCCCCAACGCGATGCTAGGTTCAGTAAAGATAAAACGCCATATAAACTTTATATAGGCATTCGATTTCGTCATTTTCAAGCTCAAGGAGCGCCAGTCCCTAGACTTTATCTGCATATAGCCAACGACTCTTGCTTTTTAGGTGCCGGAATTTGGAATCCAGATAGTAAGGCGCTCAATAAAATACGCACCTGTATTGATGAAAACCCCAATGCCTACAACAAGGCCTTAGCCCAACTGCGTGCCGGCGGCTTTGAAATGCAAGGAGCCAGCCTTATTCGCCCACCCAGAGGTTATGACAAAACTCACCCCATGATCGATGAACTCAAGCGCAAAGAGTTTTTCGCCATTAAAAAGCTCACCCCAGAGCAGATTTTTGCTGAAGATTTTGTCTCTTGGTGCGCCGAGGAATTTAAGCAGACTCAAAAACTAATGAGTTACTTGTGTTTTGCACTGGATTTGGATTACTAAGGCGGCTCTTCTCCGCTTACATGAGCTTGATATTTGGATAAAAGGTTGAATGGGTGTCAGGGACTGATGTTTGTCTGATCTTGAGTTTGAAATATTCAATGTCTCGTATTCCTCTAGCTCTTCGCCTGAGTAAACCAATAGAGACATTCCCTGCTTCAACTCGAGCGTTGGTTAATTTATATTTTGCGTAATTACAGACGCCGACTTTTCTATCCAATAGTGCGTCAGCATAATTACACAAGGACAATATCCTCGTTGACTTAGCAAGATCGCACCAAGCTTCAAGTGCCTTTACCATCGACTTGTAACACGGTTCATCCCATATCGCTTGTAACTGCTCTTTCAGCATATAAA is from Shewanella sp. MTB7 and encodes:
- a CDS encoding DUF2461 domain-containing protein; its protein translation is MLTPQSLSFLSLLAANNDREWFKAHQAQYEELIRTPALKFIEQMQPHVHALSPRLNAIAKKVGGSLMLPQRDARFSKDKTPYKLYIGIRFRHFQAQGAPVPRLYLHIANDSCFLGAGIWNPDSKALNKIRTCIDENPNAYNKALAQLRAGGFEMQGASLIRPPRGYDKTHPMIDELKRKEFFAIKKLTPEQIFAEDFVSWCAEEFKQTQKLMSYLCFALDLDY